A part of Dreissena polymorpha isolate Duluth1 chromosome 13, UMN_Dpol_1.0, whole genome shotgun sequence genomic DNA contains:
- the LOC127856047 gene encoding dolichol-phosphate mannosyltransferase subunit 3-like isoform X2, with protein MIPKLFQWLLAGVTFIVLWIALVLGYREQDGTSTSTPTVVLFLPLYVIITFGLFSVAVIGYRVATFNDCVEAAKELQTEIEEAKADLKSKGFKFD; from the exons ATTCCCAAGCTGTTCCAGTGGTTGCTGGCAGGCGTGACATTCATTGTGTTGTGGATTGCCCTGGTACTCGGCTATAGAGAACAGGATGGGACCAGCACCTCCACACCAACTGTGGTTCTGTTT CTTCCATTATATGTGATAATTACTTTTGGG TTATTTTCCGTGGCTGTGATAGGATACAGAGTTGCGACATTTAATGACTGCGTTGAGGCTGCTAAAGAATTACAAACA gAAATCGAGGAAGCAAAAGCAGATTTAAAGTCAAAAGGATTTAAGTTTGACTGA